The following is a genomic window from Micromonospora cathayae.
CGCCGGTCCTCCGGTACACCGACCGCAACGGTGTCACCCAGACGAGCGCCGAGCCGTTCCTGACCATCGACGGGACCCTCACCGGTGAGGGCGTGGCGATGTTCCCGGACGTCAACGTCGACCCGGCCACCGGGAAGCGGGACCCCGACCTCCAGATCGCGTTCGAGGGGCTGTACCTGCCCACCGCCCCGGACTCGCCGCCGTACGTGCGGTCGGAGCACCCGACCGAGCGGAACCCGGCGGTCTTCCTGGTCGCGTACCGGGGGAACCTCGGGGTGGACGCCGGCATCCCCGGTTCGGTGTACCGCCTCGACCAGCGGCAGGTCGCCAACGGCAAGCTCAAGCAGCTCGGGGAGGCCAAGCTGCTCCGGCCGGGCGAGAAGTGGACCCTGGACGACGGCAGCAGCCTGGAGTTCCTCGGCACCCGGCCGTTCATCACGCTCTCCGTCCGGTACGACCCGGGCTCGACGGTGCTGCTGGTGAGCTGCGGAGTGCTGCTGGTCGGGCTGATGGGGTCGCTGTTCGGCCGCCGTCGCCGGGTCTGGTTCCGGGTGCTGCCGGCCGGCGCCGACGTGCCGGCCGGTGCTCCGGCCGGGGTGGTCGACGTGCCGGCCGGGGCTCCGGCTGACGTTCCGGCGGGTGCGGCTGATGGTGCCGCCGACCCGGACGGAAGATCAACTACGGGCGGTAGTAGCGTGGTGCAGGCCGGTGGGCTGCCGCGCACCGAGTATCCCGGCTTCGCCGCCGAGTTCAGCCAACTCGTGGAGGCGGTGCGGGGTGCCGACCGGGCCACCGAGGGCCCGCGAGAAGGGACCGAGTGATGTCCGCGCTCTCCGATCAGTTGGTGACCTTCGCGACCCTGGCGTACCTGGTCGCGATGATCTGCCACGCCGTCGAGTACGCCCTCGGCAACGCCCGGCCCCGGGTCGCCGCGCCGCCGGCCCGCGAGCTGGTCGGCGCAGGTGTCGGCGGTACGGGCGGCGGTGCCGGCACCGACCCGGCCGAGCCGCCGGCGGTCGGGGCGAAGCGTCCGGCCCACCCGGCCGGACGGGCCCGGCTCGCCGGCCGGATCGCCGTCGTCGCCACCGTGGTCGCCGCGCTGCTGCACCTCGGCGGGCTGATCTCCCGGGGGGTGGCCGCCGACCGGATGCCCTGGGGCAACATGTACGAGTTCGTGCTGACGGTCTCGTTCATCGGGGTGGTCGGCTGGCTGACGGTGCTCTGGAAGCGGCCGTCGCTGCGCCGGCTCGGGCTGTTCCTCACCCTGGTCATGGTGCTGCTGCTGGCCACCGCCGAGCTGGTGCTCTACGTGCCGGTGGTGCCGCTGGTGCCGGCGCTCAACTCGTACTGGTTCGTCATCCACGTCTCCACCGTGGTCTTCGCCTCGGGCATCTTCCTGCTCGGCGCGGTCCCGGCGGTCACCTTCCTGATGCGCAACGGGTACGAGCAGGGCCGGCGGAGCTTCCCGTACACCCTCGCCAAGCGGATGCCGGCGGCGGAGAGCCTGGAGCGGCTCACCTTCGTGCTGCACGCCTTCGCCTTCCCGGTCTTCACCTTCGCGGTGATCGCCGGGGCGATCTGGGCCGAGGCCTCCTGGGGCCGGCCGTGGGGCTGGGACCCGAAGGAGACCTGGTCGTTCATCTCCTGGGTGATCTACGCCGGGTACCTGCACGCCCGTGCCACGCCGAGCGTGAAGCGCAACGTCGCCACCTGGATCGCCGTGCTGGGCTTCCTCACCGTGCTGATGAACCTGTTCGGCGTGAACATCTTCTTCGAGGGCCTGCACTCGTACGGCGGCCTCGACTGATCACCGCTCCGCAGGATGTATAACTACACTTATAAGAAGTGTAGTTATACATCCTGGGGTGGACGATGCTCAGCAAGCCGGCGGAGATCTTCGACCGGGACGTCGAGTGGGCCGAGCTGACCCGGTTCGCCACCGACGACCGGCCGGGAGCAACCCTCGGCGTGGTCAGCGGTCGTCGCCGGCAGGGTAAGACCCTCCTCCTCTACGAGCTGACCCGGGCTACCGGAGGTTTCTACTTCGGCGCCACCGAGGCGACCCCGACGGAGTCGCTGCGCCGGCTCGGCGAGGCCCTCGGCCTGTACACCGACGCCGCCGGGCCGGTGCACCTCACCGACTGGGCGGCGGCCGTGGACGCGCTGCTCGCGCTCGGCCGGCGGCGTCCGGTGACAGTCGTGATCGACGAGTTCCCGTACCTGGCCCGCGCCAGCCGGGACCTGCCGTCGATCATCCAGCACGCACTCACGCCGGGGCGGGCCGAGCGGACCGAGTCCCGTACCCGGCTGTTGCTCTGCGGCTCCGCATTGTCGTTCATGGGCGGGCTGCTCGCCGGTTCGGCCCCGCTCCGCGGACGCGCCGGCCTGGAGTTGCCGGTCGCGCCGCTGGACTACCGGGCGGCGGCGGCATTCTGGGGGATCGACGATCCACTCCTGGCCGCCCGGCTGTTCGCCATCGTCGGGGGCACGCCGGCCTACCGCCGCGAGTACGTCCAGGACGACGCGCCCAGTGGCCCGGACGACTTCGACGACTGGGTGGTACGGGCGGTGCTGAACCCGGCCCGGCCGCTGTTCCGCGAGGCCCGGTACCTGCTCGCCGAGGACCCGGACCTCCGCGATGCCGCGCTCTACCACTCGGTGCTGGCGGCGGTCGCCGAGGGCAACGGCACCCGGGGCGGGATCGCCGGTTACATCGGTCGCAAGGCCACCGACCTCCAGCACCCGCTGACCGTTCTGGAGGACGCCGGACTGCTGGCCCGCGAACCGGACCCGCTGCGCAGCGGTCGGAGCCGCTACCGGATCACCGAGCCGCTGATCACCTTCTACCAGGCGGTGATGCGACCAGCCTGGACCGCCCTCGAACGGCGGCGTGGGACCGACGTCTGGCGACGGTCCCAGCGTCGGTACGCCAGCGCCGTCCTCGGGCCGGGCTTCGAGGAGACCGTCCGGCAGTGGGCGCTCCGGTTCGCCGCCCCGGAGACCTTCGCTGGGATCGTCGCCGAAGCGAGCGCGGCAACCCTCACCGATCCGGCCAGCCGGACCAGCCACGAGCTGGATCTCGTCGCGCTCGGTGAGCCACCACCGGGCGACGGTCCCCGTCCCCTGCTGGCGATCAGCGAGGTCAAGTGGGGCCGTACCCTCGGCCGGCCGGACCTGGACCGGCTGGAACGGGCCCGGGATCTGCTGTCCCGTCGACCCGGGGTGGAGGCTTCCGCCACCCGGCTGCTGCTGGCCAGCGGCGACGGGTTCACCGAGGACCTCCGGGAATCGGCAGCCGGCCGCGACGATGTCGTGCTCGTCGACCCGGAGCGGCTCTACCGGGGCCACTGACGGTGGGTCAGGACCCGCTCGACCTGGCGGGTGATCTGGTACGCCACCTCGGGTACGGCGTCCAGCTCGATCCGCTCAGCGCGTAGCGCGAGCTGGGCGTAAAGCTCGCGGGAGACGGCGTCCCGCAGCTCGACCAGCAGCGGCGACAGCCCGTCCGGATCACCGACCACGTACGCGTCCGACATGTTCCTCAGCCTGCCGCCCGGACACCGGCTCCGGCCAGCGGAAGTGAGATACCCCCGGCGCCCTTGCCGGAACCGCCCACGTCGGACGGCTGACGACCGCACGACGCGGGCTGACTTTCCCGGGGAGGGTCAATGGCAGGTGCCGCTGCCGGAGTCGGTGAAGGTCGCGCCGGCCACCGGCAGGAACTGCCAGGTGTAGCTGCTCGGCGAGAGGGTCAGCTTCAGCACCCCGAAGGTGGTGCCGTTGCGGACCTCGCTGTTCGCCGCCGGCTCCGGGAAGGAGCTCTGGAGCGGACGCCCACCGGTGCCCACCACGAACTCCCGGATGCCCCGGGCCGGGTCGGCGACCCCGCTCGGGTTCTGCGGGGCGAACCGTTCGTACTGGTGGTTGTGGCCGTTGATGACGATCTCGGCCCCGGCGTCGTACAGCGCCTGGAACAGCGGGCGGACGTTCGACGACTCCCGGCCGCCGGAGCTGAACAGCGGATGGTGGTACTGCGCCAGGGTGCAGCGGTTCGGGTGGGCGGCCAGGTCCGCGCGCAGCCACCGCTCCTGGGCCGAGCCCGCCTGGCAGCCGCCCACCTGGGAGCAGTTGGTGTTCAGCACGACGATGTGCCAGCCGGCCTGGTCGAAGGAGTAGTAGCCCTTGCCGGGCGGCAGCACCGGGCCGAAGTAGTCGAAGGTGGGCTTGGCTGCGGCGGTCAGATAGTCGTGGTTGCCGAGGATGGGCTTGGTGCGGTCCTTGAACTTGCCCCAGGTCGGGCCGTAGCAGTTGGCGAGCTGCGCCGCCGTCCCACTGTCGGTGAGGTCCCCGCCGGCCATCACGGTGCCGGGCTCCCGGGCGATGATCGCTGCGGTCTGCGCCGCCCCGGTGGTGGCGCAGGCGGAAATGTCACCGCCGTTGAGCAGCACGTTGTCGCCGGTGCCGGAGCTGCCGGTCAGGACGACCAGCCGGGGGGCGAACGTGCCGGACTCGCGGCTGTCGTAGTACGCGCCGTCGGGGTTGTCGGACGCGACCGAGAACGCGTACGTGCCGTTGCCGTTCACCGCCGAGGTGACGTCGATCTCGTACCAGGTGTTCGGGAGCACCTTGCCCAGCGAGCCGAGGGTGCCGCCGACCGACGCGGGCCGGTTGGCGTAGGTCAGGGTGCTCTCCGCCCAGCCGGTGCCGACCTGCTGCGCGGTACCGCCGGCGGGGCTGGCGGCGTTGCTGACGTTCTGGGTGTGCAGCCGCAGGTGGACGGAGATGACCGGGTCGGTCAGCGTGGTGACGGTGAACTTCAGGTACGAGACCCGGGTGGGTGTCGCGGCGACGGCGAGTGTGTTGGTGCTGTTGTAGTTGGTGGCCGGGCTGCCCGCGTTGACGTAGCTGTCCGCGCTGGCGAGGAAGGCGGTGGTGGTCTGGGCCACCGCCGGAGGTGGACCGACGAGCAGGCTCGCCGTGACGGTGAGGGCGACCAGCGCCGCCCGGGTCGCGCGTCCGCTCATGGGGACCTCCCTCGCGGTGGTCCGCCCGTCGCGGCCCAGCCATCGGGGCAGTGGACACCGGGGCCTGTCAACCGCGCGTCAACGGCAGGGGCAGGCCCGGTGACAGGGGACGTACCTGACGCGGACCGGCTGCGGACATCAGGAGCCGATCCGGGACGGCGATCATGTGGAGAACCGGCTGCGGGTCGACAAGGTGTTCCGGATCTCCGAGTGGCCGACGCATCGGTGCGATCATCTGGTCCGTTGGGCGCTCTGGAGCGGCGGTGCGGGTGTGGTGAGTCGCGCCAGCGCCTCTCCCGGCAGCTCGCCGTACTCGTTGGTCCGGCTCGTCCTTCCGGGGCCGGAGTGCGGATCGACGGGTACGAGCGGAGCGACGCCACGGCGCGGCGAATCCAGTGGGCCGGGCTCCGGCTTGCGCTGCAATCCGCCGTTCCCAGGTAGCCGGGGACCGGGTGGGAAGGTGCTCAGGTTGGTGCGGGAGACTGGGGACATGGCGCGTGGCTTCCCGTACACCGATCTCAAGGACTTCCTCACGGCGCTGGAGCGCGCGGGCGAGCTGCGCCGCGTCGGCGTGCCGGTGGACCCGACGCTGGAGATCAGCGAGGTGGTCACCCGGACGGTCCGGGCCGGCGGGCCGGCGCTGCTGTTCGAGCGGCCGACCCGGGGCGAGATGCCGGTGGCGATCAACCTGTTCGGCACCGAGAAGCGGACCGCGATGGCGCTCGGCGTCGAGTCGCTGAACGAGATCGGCGACCGGATCGGCGCGATGGTCAAGCCGGAGCTGCCGGTCGGCTGGTCCGGCATCCGCGAGGGGCTGGGCAAGGTCATGCAGCTCAAGTCCGTCCCGCCGCGCAAGGTCAAGACCGCGCCCTGCCAGCAGGTCGTCTACCGGGGTGACGACGTCGACCTGAACCGGCTGCCCGGCCTCCAGGTGTGGCCCGGCGACGGTGGGATCTTCCACAACTACGGGCTGACCCACACCAAGCACCCGGAGACCGGCAAGCGCAACCTCGGGCTGTACCGGCTTCAGCAGCACAGCCACAACACGCTCGGCATGCACTGGCAGATCCACAAGGACTCCACCGCGCACCACGCGGTCGCCGAGCGGCTGGGGCAGCGGTTGCCGGTGGCGGTGGCGATCGGCTGCGATCCGGTGGTCAGCTACTCGGCCAGCGCGCCGCTCCCCGGTGACATCGACGAGTACCTGTTCGCCGGGTTCCTGCGCGGGGAGCGGGTGGAGATGGTCGACTGCCTGACCGTCCCGCTCCAGGTGCCGGCGCACGCCCAGGTCGTCCTGGAGGGCTACCTGGAGCCCGGCGAGCGGCTGCCGGAGGGCCCGTTCGGTGACCACACCGGCTTCTACACCCCGGTCGAACCGTTCCCGGTGCTGCACATCGAGGCGATGACCATGCAGCGCGACCCGGTGTACCACTCGATCGTCACCTCGAAGCCGCCGCAGGAGGACCACGGCCTCGGCAAGGCCACCGAGCGGATCTTCCTGCCGCTGCTGCGGCTGCTGATCCCGGACATCGTGGACTACGACCTGCCCGCCGCCGGGGTGTTCCACAACTGCGTGATCGTCTCCATCCGCAAGCGGTACCCCAAGCACGCCCAGAAGATCATGAACGCGATCTGGGGCGCGCACCTGCTGTCGCTGTCCAAGCTGATCGTCGTGGTGGACGACGACTGCGACGTGCACGACTACCACGAGGTCGCGTTCCGGGCCTTCGGCAACGTCGACTACGCCCGCGACCTGCTGCTCACCGAAGGCCCGGTCGACCACCTCGACCACTCCTCGTACCAGCAGTTCTGGGGTGGCAAGGCGGGCATCGACGCCACCCGCAAGCTCCCCACCGAGGGCTACACCCGGGGCTGGCCGGAGGAGATGACCATGTCACCCGAGGTGGTCGCCCTGGTCGACAAGCGCTGGAAGGAGTACGGGATCAGATGACCACGGTCGGCGAGCGGCCCGGCCGGGTCAAGTCCTTCCTCCGGCTCGTCGCCATCGAGCACTCGGTCTTCGCGCTGCCCTTCGCGTACCTGTCCGCGCTGACCGCGATGCAGGTCAACGGCGGTCGGGTCCGCTGGGGCGACCTGCTGCTGATCACCGTGGCGATGGTCGGGGCGCGGACGTTCGCGATGGCCGCCAACCGGATCCTCGACCGGCGGATCGACGCCCGGAACCCGCGTACCGCCGGACGGGAGCTGGTCACCGGGGCGGTCAGCGTGCGCACGGCCTGGACCGGCGCGGCCGTCGCCCTGGTGGTGTTCCTCGCCGCCGCCGCCCTGCTCAACCCGCTCTGCCTGATGCTCGCGCCGCTCGCCGTGGTGCCGCTGGTCGTCTACCCGTACGGCAAGCGGTTCACCGACTGGCCGCACGGCATCCTGGCGGTGGCCCAGGCGGTCGGCCCGGTCGGCGCGTGGCTCGCGGTCACCGGCACCTTCGCCGGCTCCTGGCCGGCCTGGCTGCTCGGTGCCGCCGTCGGCCTGTGGATCGGCGGCTTCGACCTGATCTACGCCTGCCAGGACGCCGAGGTGGACCGCCAGATCGGGGTACGCAGCGTGCCCGCCCGGTACGGGCTGCGGTTCGCGCTGCACGCCTCCACCGTGGCGCACGTGGTGACGTTCGCGTTGTTCGTCTGGTTCGGCGCGCTGGTCGGCTTCGGGTGGCCGTTCTGGATCGGGCTGGCGCTGACCGCGCTCGCCTTCGGCTACCAGCACGTGGTGGTCAGCCCGACCGACCTGAGCAAGGTCAACCGGGCGTTCTTCACCGCCAACGGCTTCGTCGGCATCGCGCTGTTCCTTTTCGCCCTGCTCGACCTGGTGCTCCGACTGGGCCTGCGCGCCTGATCACCGGCCCGCCCCGGGCCGGTCGTGCCGGGCGGCTCGGGCCGGGGCGGTGCCGGATGGCGCAGGCCGGGTCGCTGGGATCGCGCGGCCGGTGATCGGCAGGCGCGGCGGGTCAGGTGGGGTAGCGGGCGGACTCCAGGGACCAGTCGATGGTCCCCCGGACGGAGTTCGCCACGCCGGCCAGGTGCACGGCGACCGCCTCGTCCAGCCCCGGCCCGAACGACGGCACCGCCGCGCACAACTCCATGAAGCGCGCCATCGTCGCCTGCCACTCGTCGACCACCAGGGCCACCGCCGCCTCCGGCGACACCGCGCGCTCGTGGGCCGTCACCAGCACCAGGTTGTGCCCGCCCGAGCCGGCCCGGTCGCGGTCCAGCGAGACCACGTCGTTGAACCAGGAGAGCAGGTCGTTGGCGGTCTCCGCGACCCGGACCAGCAGCGGATGATGGTAGACCGCGTCCGGCAGCACCCGACCGGTGGCGAACTCGATCAACGCGTACGACACGTACGCCGCCGAGGTGGCCCGGCGCAGCGGCACGTACTCGGCGCGGGTCGGCAATCGGCCGGCGGCCTTGTTGGCCGCCTCCCGGCGTACCCCCGACAGGTGGTGGGCCACCGCGTCGCTGAACCGGACCCGCCACCGCTGCGGCATCCGCTGCCGGGGGACGTGCCAGGCGTCGACCAGGATCCGGCGCAGCCGGCCGGTGAGGCCCGGATGGCGGGACGCCGGGCCGACCCGCAGCAGCCGCAGCACCCCCTCCCGCAGCGCGTGGACGTCCTCCGGTGTCGAGCGGCTGTCACAGTGGTCGTCGACCAGGAAGAACCAGGTGAAGAGCGCTGCCAGCGTCCGCAGGTCGGCCTCGGTGGCGTCCGGGTAGAGCCGGCCGGCGTACCGGGCGAAACCGGCCCGGTGCAGCCGGTCCAGGGTGCCCCGCTCCAGCGTCGGGTCGACCCGGGCGAGCCGGTCGGTCAGCCACTCCTGGACGGCATCGGCGTGCGGCGACAGCCGGGGCGGGATCGGGCAGTCGAACCGTTTCGATCCGCCGGTCATCACCGAATCCCTTTGGCAGGTGTACGTTGCGCGGCCACAGCATGCCAGAGGGAAGCGCTCTCCCGGCACCCGGGCCGACCCGGCCGCGACCCCGCCCGGCTGACCAGGCAGTCTTGTCGGATGCGGGAACCATGGGTGGTCGGCGTCTCGGGCGCATCAGGTACGCCGTACGCGGCGGCGGTGCTGCGCGCGCTCCTCGACGCCGGGGCGGCCGTCGACCTGATCGTCTCCCGGGCGGCCCGGCTGACCATCCTCGACGAGACCGGCCGACCGTTCCGGGACGGCCACTGGTCCGACGATCTGGCGGCCTGGCTCGGCCGTGACCTGACCGGAGACGACCTGCGGTACTGGGCGGCCGGTGACCTGGCTGCCGGCCCCAGCAGCGGTTCCTACCGGGCGCGGGGCATGACGGTGGTGCCGGCCAGCACCGCGGCCTGTGCGGGCATCGCCATCGGCCTCTCCAAGGACCTGTTGCAGCGGGCCGCGGAGGTCAACCTCAAGGAGCGCCGACCGGTGGTCGTGGTGCCCCGGGAGACCCCGGTCACCCGGAGCCATCTGGAGCACCTGATCGCGCTGCACG
Proteins encoded in this region:
- the ccsB gene encoding c-type cytochrome biogenesis protein CcsB, which encodes MSALSDQLVTFATLAYLVAMICHAVEYALGNARPRVAAPPARELVGAGVGGTGGGAGTDPAEPPAVGAKRPAHPAGRARLAGRIAVVATVVAALLHLGGLISRGVAADRMPWGNMYEFVLTVSFIGVVGWLTVLWKRPSLRRLGLFLTLVMVLLLATAELVLYVPVVPLVPALNSYWFVIHVSTVVFASGIFLLGAVPAVTFLMRNGYEQGRRSFPYTLAKRMPAAESLERLTFVLHAFAFPVFTFAVIAGAIWAEASWGRPWGWDPKETWSFISWVIYAGYLHARATPSVKRNVATWIAVLGFLTVLMNLFGVNIFFEGLHSYGGLD
- a CDS encoding AAA family ATPase, which gives rise to MLSKPAEIFDRDVEWAELTRFATDDRPGATLGVVSGRRRQGKTLLLYELTRATGGFYFGATEATPTESLRRLGEALGLYTDAAGPVHLTDWAAAVDALLALGRRRPVTVVIDEFPYLARASRDLPSIIQHALTPGRAERTESRTRLLLCGSALSFMGGLLAGSAPLRGRAGLELPVAPLDYRAAAAFWGIDDPLLAARLFAIVGGTPAYRREYVQDDAPSGPDDFDDWVVRAVLNPARPLFREARYLLAEDPDLRDAALYHSVLAAVAEGNGTRGGIAGYIGRKATDLQHPLTVLEDAGLLAREPDPLRSGRSRYRITEPLITFYQAVMRPAWTALERRRGTDVWRRSQRRYASAVLGPGFEETVRQWALRFAAPETFAGIVAEASAATLTDPASRTSHELDLVALGEPPPGDGPRPLLAISEVKWGRTLGRPDLDRLERARDLLSRRPGVEASATRLLLASGDGFTEDLRESAAGRDDVVLVDPERLYRGH
- a CDS encoding DUF7594 domain-containing protein, encoding MSGRATRAALVALTVTASLLVGPPPAVAQTTTAFLASADSYVNAGSPATNYNSTNTLAVAATPTRVSYLKFTVTTLTDPVISVHLRLHTQNVSNAASPAGGTAQQVGTGWAESTLTYANRPASVGGTLGSLGKVLPNTWYEIDVTSAVNGNGTYAFSVASDNPDGAYYDSRESGTFAPRLVVLTGSSGTGDNVLLNGGDISACATTGAAQTAAIIAREPGTVMAGGDLTDSGTAAQLANCYGPTWGKFKDRTKPILGNHDYLTAAAKPTFDYFGPVLPPGKGYYSFDQAGWHIVVLNTNCSQVGGCQAGSAQERWLRADLAAHPNRCTLAQYHHPLFSSGGRESSNVRPLFQALYDAGAEIVINGHNHQYERFAPQNPSGVADPARGIREFVVGTGGRPLQSSFPEPAANSEVRNGTTFGVLKLTLSPSSYTWQFLPVAGATFTDSGSGTCH
- a CDS encoding menaquinone biosynthesis decarboxylase yields the protein MARGFPYTDLKDFLTALERAGELRRVGVPVDPTLEISEVVTRTVRAGGPALLFERPTRGEMPVAINLFGTEKRTAMALGVESLNEIGDRIGAMVKPELPVGWSGIREGLGKVMQLKSVPPRKVKTAPCQQVVYRGDDVDLNRLPGLQVWPGDGGIFHNYGLTHTKHPETGKRNLGLYRLQQHSHNTLGMHWQIHKDSTAHHAVAERLGQRLPVAVAIGCDPVVSYSASAPLPGDIDEYLFAGFLRGERVEMVDCLTVPLQVPAHAQVVLEGYLEPGERLPEGPFGDHTGFYTPVEPFPVLHIEAMTMQRDPVYHSIVTSKPPQEDHGLGKATERIFLPLLRLLIPDIVDYDLPAAGVFHNCVIVSIRKRYPKHAQKIMNAIWGAHLLSLSKLIVVVDDDCDVHDYHEVAFRAFGNVDYARDLLLTEGPVDHLDHSSYQQFWGGKAGIDATRKLPTEGYTRGWPEEMTMSPEVVALVDKRWKEYGIR
- the mqnP gene encoding menaquinone biosynthesis prenyltransferase MqnP; the protein is MTTVGERPGRVKSFLRLVAIEHSVFALPFAYLSALTAMQVNGGRVRWGDLLLITVAMVGARTFAMAANRILDRRIDARNPRTAGRELVTGAVSVRTAWTGAAVALVVFLAAAALLNPLCLMLAPLAVVPLVVYPYGKRFTDWPHGILAVAQAVGPVGAWLAVTGTFAGSWPAWLLGAAVGLWIGGFDLIYACQDAEVDRQIGVRSVPARYGLRFALHASTVAHVVTFALFVWFGALVGFGWPFWIGLALTALAFGYQHVVVSPTDLSKVNRAFFTANGFVGIALFLFALLDLVLRLGLRA
- a CDS encoding terpene synthase family protein — protein: MTGGSKRFDCPIPPRLSPHADAVQEWLTDRLARVDPTLERGTLDRLHRAGFARYAGRLYPDATEADLRTLAALFTWFFLVDDHCDSRSTPEDVHALREGVLRLLRVGPASRHPGLTGRLRRILVDAWHVPRQRMPQRWRVRFSDAVAHHLSGVRREAANKAAGRLPTRAEYVPLRRATSAAYVSYALIEFATGRVLPDAVYHHPLLVRVAETANDLLSWFNDVVSLDRDRAGSGGHNLVLVTAHERAVSPEAAVALVVDEWQATMARFMELCAAVPSFGPGLDEAVAVHLAGVANSVRGTIDWSLESARYPT
- a CDS encoding UbiX family flavin prenyltransferase yields the protein MREPWVVGVSGASGTPYAAAVLRALLDAGAAVDLIVSRAARLTILDETGRPFRDGHWSDDLAAWLGRDLTGDDLRYWAAGDLAAGPSSGSYRARGMTVVPASTAACAGIAIGLSKDLLQRAAEVNLKERRPVVVVPRETPVTRSHLEHLIALHDAGAVVLPANPGFYGAGASASAQQLVDFVAGKVLDAMGVPHTLFHRWSGKLGADRP